Part of the Leptospiraceae bacterium genome is shown below.
TTTATTTGTTTCGAGTAGGATCGCTTTTTTACTTTCTGTGATTGGTTTTTCTGTCGGAATGTTGTTTCATGTTGCTTTAAATGGGAATATTAATGATTTGTCTACAGGAGTTGTAGGGTTTAATTATATATTATCCGCAATTGCTGTCGGGGGAATATTTTTAATTCCTGCTCCTTCAACTTTTCTATTGGCGGTTCTTGCTGCCATGGTAAGTGCATTAATTTCTTCTTTTACAAAAGTTTTTTTTGTTCAGTTTAATATTCCTGTTCTTGCTCTTCCATTTACAACTGTGACTTTACTTTTTATTTATGCTACAAGACTATTGAGAAATAAAAATTTTATTTCAGTGGATTTTTTGCCAGGATTGCCAGAAGCAAATTTGGATTATTATAAGACCCGTTTACAAAGATTTGGAATCAGTGGACTTTATATTCGTTTGCCATTTTCCGGCAAATGGAAAGTATCCCAGGGATACAATGGGAAATACACACACCAAGATTCATGGAAAGAGAGTTTGGATTTTATGGCAATTGATTCGGAGGGAAAAATTCGAAAAGGAAAAGATGATACTCTCGAAGATTTTTATACTTACGGATTAACAGTATTAGCTCCATGTGCAGGTAGAGTTATTAAAGTAATAAAGCATCTGGAAGATAATAAACTCGGGGAAGTAGACACTAAGAATAATTGGGGAAATTTAGTGGTAATCGAACATACTCCTTTTTTGTATTCTCATTTATCTCATTTGCTCAAGAATTCCATTTCTGTAAAAGAGGGGGATTATGTTGGTGTAGGTAGTAAATTAGGATTAGCAGGAAATTCTGGAAGAAGTTTAGAGCCACATATTCATTTACACTTTCAGTCTACTCCCGAATTAGGAAGTTCTACTATTCCGGTAAGTTTTACTCAGTACCAGACAGAGATAGAATCTAAAACGCAAATTTATTTTAATCAAATTCCTGCGGAAAATTCTACAGTATCTAATTTACATTCCGATTTCAATATGAAAAACTTTTTTTCGCTTCCGCCTGGGGATGAAATTAATGTTAGCCTCACTAAAAATGATGACAAAATTCAATTAGAAAAATGGAAAATACAATTGGATTTATTGGGCAATCGATTTTTGGAAGATGAGAAAGGTAATCGAGTATATTTTTATTCATCTTTGGATTATTTTTCTTGTTTAGATTACATTGGTAAAAAAAATTCAGGACTTTTCTTTTTTTATTTATCAAGTTATCGTATACCGTTCATCCATTTAACAAGCAACTGGAAAGATAAAATGTCATATAAATATTTTTCAAGCATACCGGTTCGGTTAATGAAGGACTTAGTTCA
Proteins encoded:
- a CDS encoding urea transporter — protein: MKLVKTIYFSTLTAYSSVLFNANPYYGFLIFLSTLFNPPAAFTGLLGILFSNLLALFLGVNEERIKKGLYGFNGLLVGLSVSLYHNVDMPMILVLFAAIVLLVFLTLAMEYIFSYFLGLPTLSIPFVFVSIIIYFAFYDYHAFTPRTTYMFPYDSYFPEIPFYLKYYIKSLGGIFFQSSPWAGLLIVFILFVSSRIAFLLSVIGFSVGMLFHVALNGNINDLSTGVVGFNYILSAIAVGGIFLIPAPSTFLLAVLAAMVSALISSFTKVFFVQFNIPVLALPFTTVTLLFIYATRLLRNKNFISVDFLPGLPEANLDYYKTRLQRFGISGLYIRLPFSGKWKVSQGYNGKYTHQDSWKESLDFMAIDSEGKIRKGKDDTLEDFYTYGLTVLAPCAGRVIKVIKHLEDNKLGEVDTKNNWGNLVVIEHTPFLYSHLSHLLKNSISVKEGDYVGVGSKLGLAGNSGRSLEPHIHLHFQSTPELGSSTIPVSFTQYQTEIESKTQIYFNQIPAENSTVSNLHSDFNMKNFFSLPPGDEINVSLTKNDDKIQLEKWKIQLDLLGNRFLEDEKGNRVYFYSSLDYFSCLDYIGKKNSGLFFFYLSSYRIPFIHLTSNWKDKMSYKYFSSIPVRLMKDLVHPFSDSVGMEWLGEMVEKDGKSNINIKVLQNNNTIVYELNVIPEFSAPGVVEIKSNEGDQWILRKVN